From Falco cherrug isolate bFalChe1 chromosome 4, bFalChe1.pri, whole genome shotgun sequence, one genomic window encodes:
- the WNT9A gene encoding protein Wnt-9a: MLDGHVLLGWLSSCALLGLLACAPRPSAAYFGLTGNEPLTILPLTSEMEEAAVKAHYKVCDRLKLEKKQRRMCRRDPGVAETLMEAISMSALECQYQFRFERWNCTLEGRYRASLLKRGFKETAFLYAISSAGLTHAMAKACSAGRMERCTCDEAPDLENREAWQWGGCGDNLKYSNKFVKEFLGRKPNKDLRARVDFHNNLVGMKVIKAGVETTCKCHGVSGSCTVRTCWRQLSPFHEIGKQLKQKYETSLKVGSTTNEATGEGDISPPKKSNPGHSDQIPRTTDLVYIDDSPSFCMMSRYSPGTSGRKCYKDKNCDSICCGRGHNTQSRVVTRPCQCQVRWCCYVECKQCTQREEVYTCKD, from the exons GCTGACAGGGAACGAACCCCTGACCATCCTCCCTCTGACCTCAGAAATGGAGGAAGCTGCCGTCAAAGCCCACTACAAAGTCTGTGACCGCCTGAAGCTGGAGAAGAAGCAGCGCAGGATGTGCCGGCGGGACCCCGGCGTGGCCGAGACCCTGATGGAGGCGATCAGCATGAGCGCGCTGGAATGCCAGTACCAGTTTCGCTTCGAGCGCTGGAACTGCACCCTGGAGGGTCGCTACCGGGCCAGCTTGCTAAAGAGAG GTTTTAAGGAGACAGCCTTCTTGTACGCCATCTCCTCCGCGGGGCTGACGCATGCCATGGCCAAGGCATGCAGCGCGGGGCGGATGGAGCGTTGCACCTGCGACGAGGCCCCTGACCTGGAGAACCGGGAGGCTTGGCAGTGGGGCGGCTGCGGTGACAAcctgaaatacagcaacaaGTTTGTCAAAGAGTTCCTGGGGAGGAAGCCCAACAAGGACCTGCGAGCCAGGGTGGACTTCCACAACAACCTCGTGGGCATGAAG GTCATCAAAGCTGGAGTGGAGACAACCTGTAAATGCCACGGCGTATCTGGATCCTGTACTGTCCGAACGTGCTGGAGGCAGCTCTCTCCATTCCATGAAATAGGgaagcagctgaagcagaagtACGAGACATCGCTCAAGGTGGGCAGCACTACCAATGAGGCCACGGGGGAAGGAGACATCTCCCCACCCAAGAAGTCCAACCCTGGTCACAGTGATCAAATCCCAAGGACTACGGATCTTGTCTACATTGACGATTCCCCAAGCTTCTGTATGATGAGTAGATACTCACCTGGGACTTCGGGAAGGAAATGTTACAAAGACAAGAACTGTGACAGCATCTGCTGCGGGCGAGGGCACAACACGCAGAGCCGGGTGGTCACCCGTCCGTGCCAGTGCCAGGTCCGCTGGTGCTGCTATGTGGAATGCAAGCAGTGCACCCAGAGAGAAGAGGTTTACACCTGCAAAGACTGA